The following coding sequences lie in one Musa acuminata AAA Group cultivar baxijiao chromosome BXJ1-8, Cavendish_Baxijiao_AAA, whole genome shotgun sequence genomic window:
- the LOC103975054 gene encoding dirigent protein 11-like, producing the protein MASSPFSPLLLLPLVILATVAIGSSSDEPKEKITHLHFYFYDYYGGPNATTVTVVSPPGNSSFGSIGVGDNILREGPESSSRLIGRAQELAVQAGQESTAYLSALNFVFTAGEYNGSGFSIFGRAVLTETMERGIVGGTGMFRMARGYTLSKLIRSTGTTELELVMEYDAYIYHY; encoded by the coding sequence ATGGCCTCATCTCcattctctcctcttctcctccttcccctCGTCATCTTGGCCACTGTTGCCATTGGAAGCAGCAGTGATGAACCCAAAGAGAAGATAACCCACCTCCACTTCTACTTTTACGACTACTACGGTGGCCCGAACGCGACCACCGTCACCGTCGTCAGCCCTCCCGGCAACTCCTCCTTCGGGAGCATCGGTGTGGGTGACAACATTCTGAGGGAAGGGCCCGAGTCGAGCTCCAGGCTCATCGGGAGGGCGCAGGAGCTCGCGGTGCAGGCGGGCCAGGAGAGCACGGCCTATCTCTCGGCGTTAAACTTCGTGTTCACCGCCGGAGAGTACAACGGGAGCGGCTTCTCCATCTTCGGCAGGGCGGTGTTGACGGAGACGATGGAGCGGGGCATCGTCGGGGGCACCGGCATGTTCCGAATGGCGCGGGGCTACACCCTCAGCAAGCTCATCAGGTCAACTGGAACTACCGAACTCGAGCTTGTGATGGAGTACGATGCTTACATCTATCACTACTGA